The following coding sequences are from one Chanos chanos chromosome 12, fChaCha1.1, whole genome shotgun sequence window:
- the LOC115825688 gene encoding E3 ubiquitin-protein ligase TRIM71-like produces the protein MASFTDTDLQTCPLCKEQCGGSITPISSYSSTSSSSSQISNSSTSYPRRLHVLPCLHAFCRQCLETRRRPSDLQKLQCPTCEQTVSMSEAGVDSLPSTNFLLSGLLDAVVSAEKHGNSCVPSAGVTGFQNAQCSSCDEGNLASSHCLDCQEYLCSNCVRAHQRVRLTKDHLIERLSEGLHLPGRGNRNGDTRFTLTLSHALDSNFSLLPVIRDRANFCQQHGSEVFLFYCETCSVPVCRECSVGQHRGHGFVYLQEAVQDAKALILQLLSDTQHERRAIQLNMEKAQAVAEQLEMKAKMVQTEVKAIILHHKKALEERECELLWKVEKIRQVKAKSLYLQVEQLHQHLRKLDATVTMVRHALEEGSSAAGALNVLTARERILAQTQEIHTLRTVLLLQEDERFLFSPPEPALLRALRSLGQLSGGAFAPLSTAQGEGLTAALCGKPASFTVVARDHEGQRRQAGGDAVSALVLGGDGSVGSADVTDNRDGTYTLSYVPQSEGDCFVSVFVGNLHVEGSPFTVPVTAGRSYGSIALPVATFGGEGEAEGQVCRPWGVAVDAEGFIVVADRSNNRIQVFRPCGGFHHAFGSLGSGPGQFDRPAGVACDRQRRIVVADKDNHRIQVFTFQGQFVFTFGEKGIKNGQFNYPWDVAVDSVDQILVSDTRNHRVQLFGPDGTFLNKYGFEGTLWKHFDSPRGVAFTREDHLVVTDFNNHRLLVIRPDCRSARFLGAEGSKNGQFLRPQGVAVDRENRIIVADSRNHRVQVFQPDGTFLCKFGTQGDGLGQVDRPSGIAVTPDGMIVVVDFGNNRILKF, from the exons ATGGCATCCTTCACGGACACTGATCTGCAGACATGTCCACTATGTAAGGAGCAGTGTGGCGGCTCTATCACGCCGATCTCCTCTTACTCTTCTACCTCATCTTCGTCATCTCAGATATCCAACTCTTCTACCTCATATCCGCGGCGGCTGCACGTTCTCCCGTGCTTGCATGCTTTCTGCCGCCAGTGTCTGGAGACCCGGCGTAGACCGAGTGACTTACAGAAGCTTCAGTGCCCAACGTGCGAACAGACAGTGTCTATGTCCGAGGCTGGAGTTGATTCTCTGCCCTCTACAAACTTCCTCCTTAGCGGGCTACTAGATGCGGTGGTATCTGCAGAGAAACATGGGAACAGTTGTGTCCCGAGCGCAGGAGTAACGGGATTCCAAAACGCGCAGTGCAGCTCGTGCGACGAAGGGAACCTCGCGAGTTCTCATTGCTTAGACTGCCAGGAGTACCTGTGCAGCAACTGTGTCCGCGCCCACCAGCGTGTGCGGCTGACCAAAGATCACCTCATAGAACGACTTTCCGAGGGTTTACATCTGCCTGGTCGAGGGAACCGCAACGGAGACACTAGGTTTACGCTCACGCTGTCTCATGCGTTAGACTCCAACTTCTCATTACTGCCAGTTATCCGGGACCGCGCGAACTTCTGCCAGCAGCATGGCAGTGAG gtgtttctgttttactgtgAGACGTGCTCTGTCCCGGTGTGTCGTGAGTGCAGCGTTGGGCAGCACAGAGGTCATGGGTTCGTGTACCTGCAGGAAGCTGTGCAGGACGCCAAAGCTCTCATCTTACAgctgctctctgacacacaacaTGAACGACGGGCCATACAG TTGAACATGGAGAAAGCCCAGGCAGTCGCAGAGCAGCTGGAAATGAAGGCAAAGATGGTTCAGACGGAGGTAAAAGCCATCATCCTCCACCACAAAAAGGCCTTGGAAGAACGAGAGTGTGAGCTGCTCTGGAAG gtGGAAAAGATTCGTCAGGTGAAAGCAAAATCTCTATACTTGCAGGTGGAGCAATTGCACCAGCACCTGCGTAAGCTGGATGCCACAGTCACTATGGTGCGGCACGCGTTGGAAGAGGGCAGCAGTGCGGCCGGTGCCCTGAATGTGCTGACAGCACGCGAGCGCATCCTGGCCCAAACACAGGAGATACACACACTGCGCacagtgctgctgctgcaggaAGACGAGCGTTTCCTTTTCAGCCCCCCGGAGCCAGCGTTGCTCAGGGCGCTACGTTCACTCGGCCAGCTCAGCGGCGGGGCGTTCGCTCCCCTTAGCACCGCTCAAGGAGAGGGGCTCACTGCCGCCCTGTGCGGCAAACCGGCCTCTTTCACCGTCGTCGCCCGTGACCACGAGGGCCAGCGGCGGCAGGCCGGGGGCGATGCCGTGTCTGCTCTGGTGCTGGGCGGTGACGGCAGCGTGGGTTCGGCCGACGTGACAGACAATCGCGATGGCACCTACACGCTAAGCTACGTGCCGCAGAGCGAGGGGGactgctttgtgtctgtgtttgtgggcaACCTGCATGTGGAGGGCAGCCCATTCACAGTGCCGGTGACAGCTGGTCGCAGCTATGGCTCGATAGCGCTGCCTGTTGCAACTTTTGGCGGGGAAGGCGAGGCTGAAGGGCAGGTGTGTCGACCTTGGGGCGTGGCAGTGGATGCAGAGGGCTTCATCGTGGTGGCGGACCGCAGCAATAACCGTATTCAGGTGTTCCGCCCATGTGGCGGATTCCATCATGCTTTTGGTAGCCTGGGTTCAGGGCCGGGCCAGTTCGACCGGCCAGCCGGTGTAGCATGCGACCGTCAGCGCCGCATTGTGGTAGCTGACAAGGATAATCATCGCATCCAGGTGTTCACCTTCCAGGGCCAATTCGTGTTCACCTTTGGCGAGAAAGGCATTAAGAACGGCCAGTTCAACTACCCTTGGGATGTTGCTGTCGATTCGGTGGACCAGATCCTGGTGTCAGATACACGCAACCATCGCGTGCAGCTCTTTGGGCCTGATGGCACCTTCTTAAACAAGTACGGCTTTGAAGGCACACTCTGGAAACACTTTGACTCGCCGCGTGGCGTGGCCTTCACCCGCGAGGACCATCTAGTCGTCACCGACTTCAACAACCATCGTCTGCTGGTTATCCGGCCAGACTGCCGGTCAGCGCGCTTCTTAGGTGCGGAGGGAAGCAAAAACGGGCAGTTCCTGCGGCCGCAGGGTGTCGCCGTAGACAGGGAGAACCGCATCATCGTGGCTGACTCACGA